The Phaseolus vulgaris cultivar G19833 chromosome 5, P. vulgaris v2.0, whole genome shotgun sequence genomic interval TCATTTGTCTTATATTTCAAATCAAAATGGAGTagatgaaaacaaaaacaaacatcTTATTGGCACTACTTGGATCCTTATCCGTCACAGTCATATTCCACTTCGTTTTTTAGGGAATTTTGTCTTAACTACATGTCATCTCAATAATCGAATGTCATCATATGTCTTATTTCCTCATTTCCATATATACTGCCTTCCTCCATGTGTTTTTGGTTTCACATGTTTTATACATAACCTCACACATGGTCAAAATAAGCTCTTGATCATTCAAATGTGTTTTCTAGGATATCATCATTCTCAAAAGGGTATCTCATGAACTTAATCGACATTTTATTTCTGCCGATGTCTCTTTCTTTGAGTCTATCCCATATTATACACTTGTTCCTTTTGATTAGGAAATATGTAGTCAATTTTCCACTTGTGTCAACCTTCCTTCATCACTAGTTGACTTTGCCATACCTCGGGATGCTTCTCCAGAACCACTTCCAAGTATATTCATGTTGCCCATGGCTTATTGACATTTCGGTATAGGACCCAATTTTGTTAGATAATGGTGTAGTGGAGGCCATTTCTGATCCTTCCTCAACAATATCTCCCATGTTAGATCTAGTCACCTCTGAAAATGACCAACTTAATGTGACTCAAAAACTTATGTGTTCTATTTGTTACTCTTCTCTCTGCTATAGTAACCTTAGTTATCATCGACTTTCAACCATACATTGTACCTATCTGTCTTCATTATCTTTTGTTCTTATTTCTAGGTCTAGGTGAGGCTTTATCCCACCTAGAGTGGCTTCAAGCGATGATTGATCAAATGTTTGGCTTCCAAAGTAGTGGTACTTGGGAGTCGATTCCTTTTCTAACTTTCAAATCAATTGTTGAGTGTCAATGGTTTTACACTCTTAAAACAAGACCTGATGGTAAAATTGATCACTATAGAGCTCGACCGATTGCCAAAGGATACGTACAAATCTATGGACAATATTATACTAACATGTTCTCTCCTATTGCCACAATGAAATCAATCCAATTTCCCTTCTCCATTGTAGCTATTTGTTACTGGACTTTGTTTCAACTAGACATCAAGAATGCATTTCTACATGGTGATCTTGatgaggaagtctatatgaACTAACGCCCTAGTTTTGTTGCTCAAGAGGAGTTGTTTGATATGGTATATTGTTGTTTGATATGGTATATTGTCTTAGCAGGTCCCTGAATTGTCTCAAGCAATCATCTCATGCATTGTTTGGGTGTTTTCAAATTGTCATCTTGCAATTTGGAATGATATGAAATGGTGTTgattattatttgatttatcGTCATTTTCCCCAAAGATGTATGTACCTCATTTTGTTGGTGGATAACATTGTTATCACAGGCAACGATAAGGGGGGTATTGTCTAACTTAAACATTGCTCATTAGTTCCATATCAAAGATCTTCAACACTTGAAATAGTTTCTTGGTATAGAAGTTGCACAATCCAAGGATGTTTTGATAATATCTCAGAGAAAATATTCTTTGGACATTTTAGAAGATGCATGGATGCTAGATGTTAGGCATGTGAACAAACCATTGGATCCTAGTGTCCAATTTGTACTTGACCAAAGATAACCGTATCCTGACCCCGGAAGATACAAATAGCTAGTTAGTAAGCTAAATTACTTGAGTGTAACTCATCATGACATTGTCTTTGCAATGAGTGTATTAAGTCAATTTTTAAACGCTCAATTGTCAAGACTATTGGGATGCATTAGTATGGATCCTAAAATATTCTAACTCGAGAGTCTACTGTGACTCGTGGGAGCCCAGTAAACTCGACTCGTAAACCCGACTCGTAGACTCGTAAGAgtctacttcacataaaaaatttaacaaaaaaaaattaattcatgataccaatttcataatattaaaataaacaagTTCATACACCAATAAAATAACTTCTAGGTGGCTTTCTTACTTGTAAGTGGCAGTGAAAATGCTGAACTTAAACTAGTTCCAGACTTCTTACTATAtcccaaaaattaaaaaaaatcaattagtcAATCTACCCTAAACAAAAATCCAATATGTCCAAAGCAGTAAAAAACTGCAGGATGCCCAAAAATCTAACCCAAACCCAATGAACAAAAAGCCCTAACCCATTTTTAAAAGCTCAAACCTAATTTTAAAAACCCTAACCTAATATGTCTCAACCTGTCGTCACCACCCTAACCCAATATGTCCTCACCGCAGCAGCAGTCGCGAACGGTGCGATAAGGATCGCGGCGAGGCGAGGTGCGACGACCAGCGATACGATGCGACGAGCGGCGTGGTGTGACGAGCGGCGCAGTGTGACGAAAACGGCACGGTGCGACGAGCGGTGCGGTGCGGTGCGACGAGTGGCCCGACGAGATGCTGCCGCGATAACCTAATCACAAAGAGACGTACCGTTTTGGGTCCATTTTACGCAACTCGGTGACTCATACTTAAACTCGCGAGTTTGGCCGAGTTTGACCGAGTCAACTTCGGGTTTACTCAAAAACGAGTTTACTCATGAGGTGACTCGCCAACCTTCACCTGAATCTTAAACTCTTAAGGGTTTACGAGTTAACCCTAGAGTTTGATAACCTTTGTCTTGTCAAAGGCCTTATTTATGACTGTAAGGGAAATACTAGAATTATAGGGTATTCTAACATTAATTGAGCAAGGTTACCAAGCTCTAAATACTCCACTCTAGGGTATTATGTTCTTGTTGGGGGTAATTTAGTATCATGGAAAAGTAAGGAACACAATATTATGGTTAGATCAAGTATAGAAGCACAATATAGGGCAATGGCATTAGTCACTTGTAAGTTCTTATAGCTAAAAGCTTCTCCTTAAAGATcttaaatttgaagaaaaatccCAAATGCACATTATATGTGACAAGTAGAAACATGCCTATAATCCTCTCTTTCATGAGAGGACCAAACATACTGAGGTAGATTGTCATTTCAAAAGAGAATGAAGTTTGTTTGGAGACATCATCACCACTAGATTTGTTGATTCTAGTGAACAGTGGATAGAAATATTCAAGAAGTCTCTTAAGACGTCCAAGGATCAATCATAATTGTAGCAAGTTGAGCACATATGACATACTTTAGCATGGGAggataaatacaaaattaagacttaaatattttataatgaatAAGATCTTTTAGAATTAAGAATATCtagattatatatgtattattaagagtatttttatttattactgtatcatatctttattattatgggaTATCATATCTTCTCTATTCACTTTATTGACATTCAACTTGACACTTTGTTACTTCAATAGATCTTATAAAAATCTTGctgaagagaaaaaataaatatttttctcaattttttttgatAATAATTGATTAGCCCAACTACTTGTGTGAGTGTATCTCTGTGCGAGTGCTTTTGTGAGATGATATAGCTTTATTTTTGTGTTGTATGTGATACCGGGCCTAAATTTGTGCGACATAGGTGGAGCTTCATCTCTTTGTGATTGGTCCTTTAGCTGTTGTCTTTaccaaataattattaaatacttGTTTGCTCATATAAATAAGTTAACGagttcttttatatattttggaaaCTACTTGTTGGGCTTACACTATATTTTTTCCAAAATGCTGAAAACTGCAGAGATGATGAATTTGATGTTGACCTTGAGGACATTATGGTCATGGAAGCAATTTGGCTTTCGATTCAGGTAAAAACTTTTCATCATATGCTTACCTGTTAGCTATTAATTATTGAATGTTATTAGAATTGAATATCACCGGTTATGTGCAATATAATGGTTCACTACTTGTTTTTAAACCATTTAACTGCATaccacacatatatatatatatatattatataatttaactgTATACCATTTCTCATAATATTAGCAATAATGAAGATAAGTAAATTCTTCCAGAGGagtttaatattttgatttgtCTTGTACCtcattctttattttcttcatctgtaaagttattttttaatgaaataaatatttgagtATTTAGAATTCCACCTGTGTACAAGTGTAAATGGTAGTTTCTAAATAACAGCAAAGGAATACCCtttatgttttaatttcttgtgctggttttagctataccattttattcattcttaatttataaatactTGTGGAATTGAATAACTTTTGAGTAAATATGTGTGAATGACCATGTGAGACTCATTTTTGCTGGTTGTGTTGCTATGTTTGCGTGACATTATCCCTCATTCATGTCCGTGTTATACATAATAGCTTTGAACTGACCATTTTTTAGAAGTATAGAACCTTTTTGTGCATGTATACCAAAAGTTTGATCATCTTGATCACCTGGTGATCTTCAATGTAAATGCCATCTTAGAAGGGATGATCATTATCTGAAACAAATTTAGTTTCTATGTATACCTAGCTCAAAAGGATAAATCATGCTTGTTCTATTAAGGTGAAAGCAGGTTACTCCTGCTTAAAAGATTTTCAGTTTTTATCTATTAGTTTGAATGCAAGTTAGCATCTTATCAGCTTACTATAGAACTCCAAAGTTCAAACAAAGGTCATCTTTTATTATATGATTGTGGGTAACATAGATTTATTGGGAATGCAACGATATTCTGGAATCCAGATCTTTGCGTATTTTTCAAGTAATGTTTATATAGACTTGGATTCACTTAGTAGTTGATACATGTTAGCATATCCACCATTTAAAGTATACATTGAAACTTTAACTATATGTATATTATGAAATTCAATGATGGATTACTGCCATAGTGCCATACAAGGTTCAGTGTGCATAATTCTATATTAACACTGCTCAATGGTTTGTGTTGTctattttatttgatgattgTGATCGACTCAATATATGTATTAAAACTACAGGAGAATGGCAGGCCGAGAAATTTATCTTTTGCTGATGCTACTTCTGGACACTACGTAGCCGATGGTCGTTATATTTCATCCACAATGGGTCCACCAACCGGATCATCCTCATCTCCTTCCGGAGGTCTAGCTTGTGCCATTGCAGCTCTTGCTGAGCGCCAGCAAATGGCTGGAGAATCATCTATGAGCTTTACCAATGAAAATATGTCATCATTGAACACACCGCAAGGTTCCAGAAGGTTTTATAACAGACTTGGTCGGGATATGGCTAGTTATCCACCTGCTGACAACCTCAATGGGGAGCCACCAGATGATACTGTGGCGATGACTAGGAGTCATAGTGAATGGGACACAGACCATGGAACACATATGGCTGACCAAGCAACTAGCTATACAAACTCTATTGCAGCAGATGATCGTGGTGAACTATCTTCTTTGACACGGTCTGATGACATTGATGGAAGCTCTCAAAGTGCAACTGAACCTATTATTCCTGAGAGTTTTGAGGAACAGATGATGCTTGCTATGGCTGTCTCTTTGGCTGAAGCACGAGCCATGTCCAGTGGACAGAGTGCTTCTTGGGAGTAGTCTTTGGTTGGTTGAGGTGGTGGTTTAATCTCTTTTTAAATGGGGGATGCTTGCCTTGGCTAATAATTGGCAAGCCGAGTCCAATGTTGAGAATTTGAGGAAAGTTCACTCGTTGTGTGCAATTTGTTCAAGGATCAGGTAGTGATCTCTCTTCcaacacaaatttatatatataaatgtcaAAGGAAAACTAATGATTCTAGTTGGTGAAAGGTTGTTGTTTAATGCCATTTTTTTACTTGTGTTAAATGTTTTCTCCCTGTCCCCCTCATTGGTTTCTGTAAATAGTTTTAGTCTTTGATAGATGTACTTTCATTCTTACAGTAATATATGACACATTTTAGACACGTACTGAAGAAGGGAATTTAATTTCTGTCTTGAAAACTTTATCCAGAGTAATTAGCATTGCCACGTGTAATTAGCATTGCCACTGAGTAGACATCAATTCCAGAGCCATAACATTGTAATGTGCAATAACACTTGCATTGTGCCCTTTATGATATTATGAAGGGAAATGAATTGAAACTAACTTTGCACCATGAATAGATGATGATAGAGAA includes:
- the LOC137835082 gene encoding E3 ubiquitin-protein ligase DA2L-like, with product MGNKLGRRRQVVDEKYTRPQGLYNHKDVDHKKLRKLILESKLAPCYPGDEESVYDREECPICFLYYPSLNRSRCCAKSICTECFLQMKVPNSTRPTQCPFCKTANYAVEYRGVKSKEEKGLEQIEEQRVIEAKIRIRQQELQDEEEKMHKRLEMSSSNVNVAVADVEYSSNAVSASSISVVEHDEIVSSQDSSATSMVRPNAMSRTNRDDEFDVDLEDIMVMEAIWLSIQENGRPRNLSFADATSGHYVADGRYISSTMGPPTGSSSSPSGGLACAIAALAERQQMAGESSMSFTNENMSSLNTPQGSRRFYNRLGRDMASYPPADNLNGEPPDDTVAMTRSHSEWDTDHGTHMADQATSYTNSIAADDRGELSSLTRSDDIDGSSQSATEPIIPESFEEQMMLAMAVSLAEARAMSSGQSASWE